The proteins below are encoded in one region of Candidatus Planktophila lacus:
- a CDS encoding HU family DNA-binding protein: MNKAQFIAALAPHFNDSKKEAAHAVEIVFDTITRTMSKGEDVMINDFGKFKKVDRKARMGRNPFTGETIKIKASKKARFLPAKGLKDVISGERKLGPAPKPEPKPVAKPVAKKAAVKKVAKKKPAAKKAVKKVAKRKPAAKKVVKKAAKKR, from the coding sequence ATGAATAAGGCCCAGTTCATTGCCGCGTTGGCCCCACACTTCAACGACAGCAAGAAGGAAGCAGCACACGCTGTAGAAATCGTTTTCGACACAATTACACGCACCATGTCAAAGGGTGAAGATGTAATGATCAATGATTTCGGTAAGTTCAAGAAGGTTGATCGCAAGGCACGTATGGGTCGTAACCCATTCACAGGCGAGACAATCAAGATCAAAGCTTCAAAGAAGGCGCGCTTCTTGCCTGCAAAGGGTTTGAAGGATGTCATCTCAGGTGAGCGCAAGCTAGGACCGGCTCCAAAGCCAGAACCAAAGCCTGTTGCAAAGCCAGTGGCTAAGAAGGCAGCAGTCAAGAAGGTTGCAAAGAAGAAGCCAGCAGCGAAGAAGGCTGTTAAGAAAGTTGCTAAGCGTAAGCCAGCAGCTAAGAAGGTTGTTAAGAAGGCTGCTAAGAAGCGTTAA
- the leuD gene encoding 3-isopropylmalate dehydratase small subunit codes for MEKFVKHTGTGIPLRRSNVDTDQIIPAVYLKRVTRSGFEDGLFAAWRNDPEFVLNQVQYKSGTILVAGPEFGTGSSREHAVWALQNYGFKVVISSRFADIFRGNSLKGGLLTVILPQEAVEAIWTTIESDPTTSITVDLETRTVSYGSTTVAFELDDYTRWRLMEGLDDIGLTLKHTDAIDSFEAKRPAYKPKTLPIRI; via the coding sequence ATGGAGAAGTTCGTTAAACACACAGGCACAGGTATTCCGCTACGCCGTAGCAATGTTGATACCGATCAGATCATTCCTGCCGTTTACCTAAAGCGAGTTACTCGCAGCGGCTTTGAAGATGGGCTCTTTGCCGCTTGGCGCAATGACCCAGAGTTTGTACTAAACCAAGTGCAATACAAGAGCGGAACCATCTTGGTTGCTGGTCCTGAATTCGGCACCGGTTCATCACGTGAGCATGCGGTCTGGGCGCTTCAGAACTACGGTTTCAAAGTGGTCATCTCAAGCCGCTTCGCTGATATCTTCCGTGGAAACTCACTTAAGGGCGGACTGCTTACCGTGATCCTTCCGCAGGAGGCGGTGGAGGCGATCTGGACAACTATTGAGAGCGATCCAACTACTTCAATTACTGTAGATCTAGAAACACGCACAGTTTCATACGGCTCAACAACTGTTGCCTTCGAACTCGATGACTACACCCGCTGGCGCTTGATGGAAGGTCTAGATGACATTGGTTTGACGTTAAAGCACACCGATGCGATTGATTCTTTCGAAGCAAAGCGTCCTGCTTACAAGCCAAAAACACTGCCAATACGCATTTAA
- the leuC gene encoding 3-isopropylmalate dehydratase large subunit — MGKTLAEKIWEDHVVRSAQGEPDLLYIDLQLVHEVTSAQAFDGLRLAGRKVRRPDLTIATEDHNTPTLDILKPIADPVSKLQIDTLRNNAKEFGIRIHSLGDADQGVVHVVGPQLGITQPGMTIVCGDSHTSTHGAFGAIAFGIGTSEVEHVLATQTLPSNRPKTMAINVEGTLKTGVTAKDIILAIIAQIGTGGGQGYIIEYRGSAIRELSMEGRMTVCNMSIEAGARAGLIAPDQKTFDYIKGKPHAPEDFESAQKYWETLFTDSDAKFDVEITLDGNILEPFVTWGTNPGQGLPLNASVPNPADIKDSEERGAAERALEYMGLTAGTPLKKIAIDTVFLGSCTNGRIEDLRAAASVIEGKKIAPKLRMLVVPGSERVRQQAMKEGLDKVFLDFGAEWRNAGCSMCLGMNPDQLAVGERSASTSNRNFEGRQGKGGRTHLVSPLVAAATAIRGTLSSPADL, encoded by the coding sequence ATGGGTAAAACTCTGGCAGAGAAGATTTGGGAAGACCACGTCGTTCGTTCGGCGCAAGGAGAACCTGATCTGCTCTACATCGATCTGCAATTAGTTCACGAAGTAACAAGTGCCCAAGCATTTGATGGTCTGCGCCTTGCTGGACGAAAAGTGCGCCGCCCAGACCTGACAATTGCAACAGAAGATCACAACACCCCAACGCTCGATATCTTAAAGCCGATCGCAGATCCTGTATCAAAGCTGCAGATCGATACCTTGCGCAATAACGCGAAGGAATTCGGAATTCGCATCCACTCACTTGGCGATGCCGATCAAGGCGTTGTCCACGTAGTTGGACCACAACTCGGAATCACCCAACCTGGCATGACCATTGTTTGCGGTGATTCACATACCTCAACACATGGCGCATTCGGCGCGATTGCCTTTGGTATCGGAACTTCAGAAGTTGAACATGTACTAGCTACACAGACTCTGCCATCAAACCGTCCAAAGACAATGGCGATTAATGTTGAAGGAACTCTAAAGACCGGCGTAACCGCAAAAGATATTATCTTGGCGATCATTGCTCAGATCGGTACTGGCGGGGGACAGGGCTACATCATCGAATACCGCGGCTCCGCAATTCGCGAACTTTCGATGGAAGGCCGTATGACCGTTTGTAACATGTCTATCGAAGCTGGTGCGCGCGCTGGTTTGATCGCACCAGATCAGAAGACCTTTGATTACATTAAGGGCAAGCCACATGCGCCAGAAGATTTTGAATCTGCGCAGAAGTATTGGGAGACGCTATTTACAGATAGCGATGCTAAGTTTGATGTTGAGATCACACTCGATGGCAACATACTGGAGCCATTTGTAACGTGGGGAACTAATCCAGGACAGGGCTTGCCACTAAATGCATCAGTTCCAAATCCTGCAGATATTAAAGACTCTGAAGAACGTGGAGCTGCTGAACGCGCACTTGAATACATGGGTCTTACAGCAGGAACGCCACTAAAAAAGATAGCGATTGACACTGTTTTCTTGGGCTCTTGCACCAATGGTCGCATCGAAGATCTACGTGCAGCTGCATCAGTAATTGAAGGCAAGAAGATTGCACCAAAACTTCGCATGTTAGTTGTGCCTGGTTCAGAGCGCGTTCGCCAGCAAGCGATGAAAGAGGGCTTAGATAAAGTCTTCCTTGATTTCGGTGCCGAATGGCGTAACGCCGGTTGTTCAATGTGTTTGGGCATGAACCCAGATCAACTAGCTGTGGGAGAGCGTTCTGCTTCAACTTCCAATAGAAACTTTGAAGGCCGCCAAGGTAAGGGCGGACGTACGCACTTAGTTAGCCCACTTGTTGCAGCAGCTACCGCAATTCGCGGCACGCTCTCATCACCGGCAGATTTGTAG
- a CDS encoding IclR family transcriptional regulator yields the protein MEKKNSGVGVLDKAVTILGTLESGPHSLAELVAATGIARPTAHRLAVALEHHRLVTRDLQGRFVLGPRSSELAAAAGEDRLLAAAAPALAALRDATGESAQLYRRQGDIRICVAVAERLSGLRDSVPVGASLTMQAGSAAQILLAWEDSEKIHRGLKNARFTAAHLSADRRRGWAQSVGEREAGVASVSAPVKGPNGKVIAAVSISGPIERLGRQPGRVHAAAVVATAARLTEHLAKS from the coding sequence GTGGAGAAGAAGAATAGCGGAGTTGGCGTTCTAGATAAAGCGGTAACCATTCTAGGTACGCTCGAATCTGGCCCTCATTCGCTGGCAGAGCTCGTTGCCGCAACTGGCATCGCTCGCCCCACCGCTCACCGTTTAGCCGTTGCCCTTGAGCACCATCGCCTTGTTACGCGCGATCTGCAGGGTCGTTTCGTTCTTGGACCTCGTTCTTCAGAACTCGCAGCTGCAGCAGGTGAAGATCGCTTACTGGCTGCTGCTGCCCCAGCACTTGCTGCGCTGCGCGATGCAACCGGCGAATCTGCACAGTTATATCGTCGCCAGGGAGATATCCGTATCTGTGTTGCAGTTGCTGAACGTTTATCTGGTCTTCGCGACTCTGTGCCAGTCGGTGCTTCGCTAACCATGCAGGCAGGTTCTGCTGCGCAAATTTTATTGGCTTGGGAAGATTCCGAAAAGATTCATCGCGGACTTAAGAACGCAAGATTTACAGCTGCACATTTATCTGCCGACCGTCGCCGCGGATGGGCGCAATCAGTTGGAGAACGCGAAGCAGGCGTTGCATCAGTTAGCGCGCCAGTTAAAGGCCCTAATGGAAAAGTAATTGCCGCAGTATCTATCTCTGGCCCTATAGAGCGTTTAGGACGCCAACCAGGGCGCGTACATGCAGCCGCTGTAGTTGCAACTGCCGCAAGACTTACTGAACATCTCGCCAAAAGTTAA
- a CDS encoding regulatory protein RecX gives MSLDFVKVSRGEGSDPYEVAHTIALNALVTRAKSKGELLAHLKTRGVEDDVAQAIIFRLQEAGLVNDEEFAKAWAQSRHNHKKISKRIIAGELRQKGVMQSAIDEALDEIDDDSEYRSAFDLAFKKYNTMSRLEPEVQVRRIQSLLQRKGFGFGTISQVLKELDLLNN, from the coding sequence ATTAGCCTTGATTTTGTAAAGGTTTCAAGAGGCGAAGGCTCCGACCCTTACGAAGTAGCACACACCATTGCGTTAAACGCTCTGGTTACTCGTGCGAAAAGTAAGGGCGAGCTTCTCGCTCACCTTAAGACCCGGGGCGTAGAAGATGATGTTGCGCAAGCAATTATCTTCCGGTTGCAAGAAGCCGGCCTCGTTAACGATGAAGAGTTTGCTAAAGCCTGGGCGCAGTCGCGCCACAACCATAAGAAGATCTCAAAGCGAATCATCGCGGGGGAGCTTCGCCAAAAGGGCGTAATGCAGAGCGCGATCGATGAAGCACTTGATGAGATAGATGACGACTCCGAATACCGCAGCGCCTTTGATCTAGCCTTCAAGAAATACAACACCATGTCACGCCTTGAACCAGAGGTGCAGGTGCGCAGAATTCAGTCGCTTCTGCAACGTAAGGGTTTTGGTTTTGGAACAATCTCTCAAGTGTTGAAAGAGTTGGATCTACTTAACAATTAA
- the recA gene encoding recombinase RecA, whose product MAAEKANKAEEKNTSDRQKALDTALAQIERQFGKGSVMKMSDRQNAIIEVIPTGSIALDIALGIGGLPRGRIVEIYGPESSGKTTLTLHAIANAQKAGGICAFIDAEHAFDAEYAKKLGVDIDALLVSQPDTGEQALEIMDMLIRSGALDLVVVDSVAALVPRAEIEGEMGDSHMGLQARLMSQALRKITGALHQSKTTAIFINQLREKIGVFFGSPETTTGGKALKFYASVRLDIRRIETLKDGTESVGNRTRVKVVKNKMAPPFKQAEFDIIYGTGISREGSLIDLGVEIGVVKKSGAWYTYEADQLGQGKENSRAFLLDNPDLANEIETKIRAHFVPIEVDAELVAAIDEAAAEVDF is encoded by the coding sequence GTGGCTGCTGAAAAAGCAAATAAAGCCGAAGAGAAAAACACCTCCGATCGCCAAAAGGCGCTCGACACCGCACTAGCCCAGATCGAACGTCAATTTGGTAAGGGCTCAGTAATGAAAATGTCTGATCGTCAAAATGCGATCATCGAAGTTATCCCAACTGGTTCAATCGCACTAGATATCGCACTCGGTATCGGTGGACTACCACGCGGACGTATCGTAGAAATCTACGGACCAGAATCTTCAGGTAAGACAACACTTACCTTGCACGCAATTGCAAATGCACAAAAGGCCGGCGGTATCTGCGCATTTATCGATGCAGAGCACGCATTCGATGCAGAGTATGCAAAGAAGCTCGGCGTTGATATCGATGCACTTCTTGTTTCACAACCAGACACTGGTGAACAAGCGCTAGAGATCATGGATATGTTGATCCGTTCTGGCGCACTTGATCTCGTTGTAGTCGACTCAGTTGCAGCACTTGTGCCACGCGCTGAAATCGAAGGCGAAATGGGCGATTCACATATGGGATTGCAAGCACGCCTTATGTCTCAAGCGCTCCGCAAGATCACCGGTGCACTTCACCAATCGAAGACAACTGCGATCTTCATCAACCAGCTCCGCGAAAAGATTGGTGTCTTCTTCGGTTCACCTGAGACAACAACCGGCGGTAAGGCACTTAAGTTCTACGCATCTGTTCGCCTCGACATCCGTCGCATCGAAACTCTTAAGGATGGCACCGAATCCGTTGGTAACCGCACCCGCGTTAAGGTCGTCAAGAACAAGATGGCTCCACCATTTAAGCAAGCCGAATTCGACATCATCTACGGCACAGGTATCTCACGCGAAGGTTCATTAATCGACCTCGGCGTTGAAATCGGAGTCGTTAAGAAATCTGGCGCTTGGTACACATACGAAGCCGATCAGTTGGGACAGGGCAAGGAAAATTCTCGTGCATTCCTTCTCGATAACCCAGATCTAGCTAATGAGATCGAGACCAAGATCCGTGCACACTTTGTGCCGATCGAAGTTGATGCCGAGCTCGTAGCGGCGATCGATGAAGCTGCAGCAGAGGTTGATTTCTAA
- the yaaA gene encoding peroxide stress protein YaaA, giving the protein MLILLPPSEKKVETNKPAPAINVYTGVLYQALGWATLSPAARKRAASAVVIISAKYGAVRPDQLIESYKAKIDNSAMREPVAKVLDPIKTPLIVDCRSSTYKTVWHSPIEKTVEIQISTVVDGVRKVVTHMSKKTRGEIARVLLQSRSVPKTPEDLYAIVSEKYPCALTPSDGVNPWVLEVIAV; this is encoded by the coding sequence GTGTTGATCCTGCTACCCCCTTCCGAGAAGAAGGTTGAGACCAACAAGCCAGCGCCCGCGATCAACGTCTACACCGGAGTCCTCTACCAGGCCCTCGGCTGGGCCACTCTTAGCCCTGCGGCGCGTAAGCGGGCGGCGAGCGCAGTTGTGATCATCTCAGCCAAGTACGGAGCGGTGCGCCCCGACCAGTTGATCGAGAGCTACAAGGCGAAGATCGATAACAGCGCGATGCGCGAGCCGGTCGCGAAAGTTCTAGACCCAATCAAGACCCCGCTAATCGTGGACTGCCGTTCATCGACTTATAAAACGGTCTGGCACTCCCCCATAGAAAAGACTGTTGAGATTCAGATTTCAACTGTCGTCGATGGCGTGCGCAAAGTCGTTACTCACATGTCTAAGAAGACCCGCGGTGAAATTGCGCGCGTGCTCTTGCAATCACGGTCGGTGCCAAAGACCCCGGAAGATCTATATGCGATTGTTTCGGAGAAGTATCCATGTGCGCTGACGCCGAGCGATGGAGTAAATCCTTGGGTCTTGGAAGTAATTGCTGTTTAA
- a CDS encoding YeeE/YedE family protein: MGSSVISAVTNFGRGSGDSGTSTEVSTWSKGDSVRTGLAALLVIGLLFTAYQLSDNEGTGTNAALSLLIGSALGIAFERGRFCFFCIFRDAIEDRDTTPFLSILSAIAVGAIGYAVIFGQFLPDTSSDRLPPNAHIGPVSTALVAAGLAFGIGMALSGACISGHLYRIGQGSLRAYPALFGSLIGFGLGFKSWNTLYSKSISDAPTTWFPHYLGYGGSLALTLLLLALIAVVAIKFGKNSTPLSNPVANKIDLASLRQSLLINRWRPLTTGAIFGVIGTFAYLRIEPLGVTRQISTTSRTYFEGQGWIPQNLDGLDLMAGCIAVVSTAIVNNGWLILGIVIASFAAALAGNRFKFQQISWRNALTALVGGLLLGWSSMIALGCTVGVLLSGTQSFALSGWVFFATAFTGAWIGIKLKLHKL, translated from the coding sequence TTGGGGAGCAGCGTAATTAGCGCAGTTACTAACTTTGGTAGAGGTTCCGGAGATTCCGGAACCTCTACTGAGGTTTCTACCTGGAGCAAAGGCGATTCTGTAAGAACAGGGTTAGCCGCCTTATTAGTAATTGGATTGCTCTTCACCGCATACCAATTAAGCGATAACGAAGGAACTGGTACCAACGCAGCGCTCTCGCTCTTGATTGGTAGCGCTCTCGGAATCGCATTTGAGAGAGGTCGCTTCTGTTTCTTCTGTATCTTCCGAGATGCCATTGAAGACCGTGACACAACACCGTTTTTATCGATCCTTAGCGCCATTGCAGTCGGTGCAATTGGTTACGCAGTTATTTTTGGTCAGTTCTTGCCTGATACAAGTTCAGATCGCCTTCCACCTAATGCGCATATCGGACCAGTTAGTACCGCGTTGGTTGCCGCCGGTCTGGCATTCGGAATCGGTATGGCGCTCTCAGGTGCCTGCATTAGCGGCCATCTCTACCGCATTGGCCAAGGATCGCTGCGCGCATACCCTGCGCTATTTGGTTCGCTTATTGGATTCGGACTTGGTTTCAAGAGTTGGAACACGCTGTACTCAAAATCAATTAGCGATGCACCGACAACTTGGTTTCCGCATTATCTAGGTTATGGCGGATCGCTAGCCTTAACCCTGTTGCTACTTGCGTTGATCGCAGTAGTTGCCATTAAATTTGGTAAAAACTCAACGCCACTTTCAAATCCGGTTGCGAACAAGATTGATCTCGCAAGCCTGCGCCAATCACTTCTGATCAATCGTTGGCGTCCGCTAACTACCGGTGCAATCTTTGGAGTAATCGGAACCTTTGCTTACCTGCGAATTGAACCCCTTGGTGTAACGCGCCAGATAAGCACAACCTCTCGAACCTACTTCGAGGGCCAAGGTTGGATTCCACAAAACCTGGATGGCTTAGATCTAATGGCCGGTTGCATCGCAGTTGTTTCTACAGCGATCGTAAATAACGGTTGGTTGATTCTCGGAATCGTTATCGCATCATTCGCGGCAGCGTTAGCGGGTAATCGCTTTAAATTCCAGCAAATTAGTTGGCGCAACGCCTTAACCGCACTCGTTGGTGGGCTGCTTCTCGGTTGGTCTTCGATGATCGCACTTGGCTGCACCGTCGGAGTTCTTCTCTCTGGAACACAGTCATTCGCACTCTCTGGCTGGGTATTTTTCGCAACTGCCTTTACCGGAGCTTGGATCGGGATAAAGCTAAAACTCCATAAGCTTTAA
- a CDS encoding sulfurtransferase produces the protein MFKNVVARSKNIVIALLSLGLIAGVTSTPANAAPKNLARSVVQADWLEKNLDNPDVKIIEVSTEAGLYERGHIKNAVKFNWYTDLVEVVNRDIVAGTRFQKLARAAGINKNSTVVLYGDKNNWFAAWGAWIFNTYGIEDVRLVDGGRVKWEKDGRPFTTVVSTPKEGNFVATKADKSIRATLIRDVLPAVRKKGSADIVDIRSADEYNGKIFAPAGFQELAVRAGHIPGAINVPWGANVNADGTFKTVAELKKLYADKGIDGKKPIITYCRIGERSSLTWFVLSEILGYEVKNYDGSWTEYGNGVGNPINNPAGTVWGAA, from the coding sequence ATGTTTAAGAATGTTGTAGCTCGATCGAAGAATATTGTTATTGCTTTACTAAGCCTTGGCTTGATTGCCGGCGTAACATCCACACCTGCAAACGCTGCGCCAAAGAACTTGGCACGTTCTGTTGTTCAGGCTGATTGGCTAGAGAAGAACCTCGATAATCCAGATGTAAAGATCATCGAAGTAAGCACCGAAGCTGGTCTTTACGAGCGTGGACATATCAAGAATGCAGTTAAGTTCAATTGGTACACAGATCTAGTTGAAGTTGTTAACCGTGACATCGTCGCAGGCACACGCTTTCAGAAGCTTGCTCGTGCTGCCGGAATTAACAAGAACTCAACAGTGGTTCTCTATGGAGATAAGAACAACTGGTTCGCTGCATGGGGAGCATGGATCTTTAATACCTACGGCATTGAAGATGTTCGCCTAGTTGATGGCGGACGAGTTAAGTGGGAGAAGGATGGTCGACCATTCACAACTGTTGTTTCAACACCAAAAGAAGGCAATTTCGTTGCCACTAAGGCAGATAAATCAATCCGCGCTACATTGATTCGCGATGTGCTCCCTGCAGTTCGCAAGAAAGGTTCTGCAGATATAGTCGACATTCGTTCTGCTGATGAGTACAACGGCAAAATCTTCGCACCGGCAGGATTCCAAGAGCTAGCAGTTCGCGCAGGACATATTCCAGGTGCCATTAATGTGCCATGGGGCGCGAACGTTAATGCTGATGGAACCTTCAAGACAGTTGCAGAACTCAAGAAGCTCTACGCAGATAAGGGGATTGACGGCAAGAAGCCGATCATCACCTATTGCCGCATTGGTGAGCGATCATCGCTTACTTGGTTTGTACTTAGCGAAATCCTTGGATATGAAGTTAAGAACTATGACGGTTCTTGGACTGAATACGGCAACGGCGTTGGAAATCCAATTAACAACCCAGCCGGAACTGTTTGGGGAGCAGCGTAA
- a CDS encoding DUF3046 domain-containing protein, translating to MRISDLRERLTLSFGDQWAPSFCKDIAITELGSKSVDEALQSGLEPHEIWRAVCAAYPNETVKYK from the coding sequence ATGCGTATCTCTGATCTTCGCGAACGTTTAACTCTCTCATTCGGAGATCAATGGGCTCCTTCTTTCTGCAAAGACATTGCAATTACTGAACTCGGCAGTAAGAGCGTTGATGAAGCGTTGCAATCTGGGCTGGAGCCGCATGAAATATGGCGTGCAGTGTGTGCTGCCTACCCAAATGAAACTGTTAAATACAAATAA
- a CDS encoding TetR/AcrR family transcriptional regulator — MSTQPKYATQGATHRRTESAILEGAKKLISQFGLSNISMIEIADASQVSRATLYNHYRDKSAVISALITAEVEFMIDLANKAGTPADALEKLSLYISTDGALSSMRVHDKAALTEMLSHAEHPLYLELAKCLYSATKSAAGTGVAMRWLMGQAMQPLTPAQSREQAELLVDRTLF, encoded by the coding sequence TTGTCGACGCAGCCTAAGTACGCCACACAGGGCGCAACTCACCGCCGCACCGAGAGCGCAATTTTAGAAGGCGCCAAGAAATTAATTTCACAATTTGGTTTATCAAATATCTCCATGATTGAAATCGCTGATGCTTCACAAGTATCACGTGCGACTTTGTATAACCATTACCGTGATAAATCTGCAGTTATCTCCGCGTTAATTACGGCAGAAGTTGAATTCATGATTGACCTGGCAAACAAAGCAGGCACTCCGGCTGATGCCCTGGAAAAGCTCTCGCTCTATATTTCAACAGATGGCGCCCTATCTTCGATGCGCGTTCACGATAAAGCAGCGCTCACTGAAATGCTCTCTCACGCAGAGCATCCCCTGTATCTCGAACTAGCTAAGTGTTTGTACAGCGCAACTAAATCTGCAGCAGGCACTGGCGTTGCAATGCGCTGGCTGATGGGGCAGGCGATGCAACCACTAACCCCGGCACAGTCACGCGAACAAGCAGAACTCTTAGTCGATCGCACCCTCTTTTAA
- a CDS encoding helix-turn-helix domain-containing protein, producing MALLRTAVGQTLRAARTEQSRTLRDVAREARVSLGYLSEVERGQKEASSELLNAICEALDLTLSSVITNVSLELKSQESAKLSVVDAA from the coding sequence ATGGCGCTACTACGCACTGCAGTTGGCCAGACCCTTCGCGCTGCCCGCACTGAACAGTCACGCACACTGCGCGATGTTGCACGCGAAGCACGTGTTTCATTGGGTTACCTCTCTGAAGTAGAACGCGGCCAGAAGGAAGCATCCTCAGAATTATTAAATGCAATCTGTGAAGCGCTTGATCTAACTCTCTCTTCTGTGATTACCAACGTCTCACTTGAGCTCAAGTCTCAAGAGAGTGCGAAGTTGTCCGTTGTCGACGCAGCCTAA
- a CDS encoding CinA family protein, giving the protein MELSKEILGLVSDIHDSLRTRGETLSTAESLTAGGLSNALTIVPGASDVFLGSLTAYRPEIKVSHLGVDESVIAERSVVSEEVAIAMGHGANKSFGSTWAIATTGVAGPGPSDGSDAGRVFVAFVGPIVQVIELSLSGEREVVRNATVASAIASFARILRQRDK; this is encoded by the coding sequence ATGGAGCTTTCAAAAGAGATTCTCGGCCTTGTCTCCGATATCCATGACTCGCTGCGCACTCGTGGCGAAACTCTCTCCACCGCAGAATCGCTTACTGCAGGCGGGCTAAGCAACGCGCTAACAATTGTTCCGGGCGCCTCAGATGTTTTCCTTGGTTCCCTTACTGCGTATCGTCCTGAGATAAAAGTTTCGCACTTGGGAGTAGATGAATCTGTGATTGCAGAACGCTCAGTTGTCAGCGAAGAAGTTGCAATTGCTATGGGGCACGGCGCCAATAAATCATTTGGTTCCACCTGGGCTATTGCAACCACTGGCGTCGCAGGACCTGGGCCATCCGATGGCTCTGATGCCGGCCGAGTTTTCGTAGCCTTCGTTGGCCCGATAGTTCAAGTAATAGAACTTTCGCTCTCTGGTGAACGTGAAGTTGTGCGAAACGCCACCGTAGCAAGCGCGATCGCCTCATTTGCGCGTATCCTTAGACAACGCGATAAATAA
- the pgsA gene encoding CDP-diacylglycerol--glycerol-3-phosphate 3-phosphatidyltransferase: MRLPAFITPNSLTIARLVLIPFGAVALFMNGGDDYNWQIISWWIFFILGLTDIFDGKLARSRQQITELGKFLDPVADKAMVGTAMICLSILDRMPWWITIVILAREIGITFFRLAIVKRGVIPANKGGKIKAAFQGFGTGFYVLPLDPSLYWFRDGFMYIAIALTIVTGAYYVRSAFRPQTTN, from the coding sequence GTGAGGCTTCCTGCTTTTATTACCCCCAATTCTTTAACGATTGCACGTCTTGTTTTAATTCCCTTTGGCGCAGTTGCTCTTTTCATGAACGGGGGAGATGATTACAACTGGCAGATTATTTCGTGGTGGATATTTTTTATCTTAGGTCTGACCGATATCTTCGATGGCAAGTTAGCGCGCAGCCGTCAGCAAATTACCGAGCTAGGTAAATTCCTAGATCCAGTTGCGGATAAGGCGATGGTCGGAACGGCAATGATCTGCCTATCAATTCTCGACCGCATGCCTTGGTGGATCACAATCGTGATCTTGGCTCGCGAAATAGGAATAACCTTCTTTAGATTAGCCATTGTTAAGCGGGGAGTAATTCCGGCGAATAAGGGCGGAAAGATAAAGGCTGCCTTCCAAGGTTTCGGAACAGGTTTCTATGTTCTGCCGCTAGATCCTTCGCTCTATTGGTTCCGTGATGGATTTATGTATATTGCGATCGCACTCACTATCGTGACCGGTGCTTACTATGTACGATCTGCTTTTAGACCACAGACCACCAATTAG